The Actinosynnema mirum DSM 43827 genomic interval GGCGCTCGAACTGGTCGCCCGCAACGGCTACCGGCGCACCACGGTGCGCGAGCTGGCCAACGCGGTGGGCCTGAGCCAGGCCGGGCTGATGCACCACTTCGGGTCCAAGGAGGAGCTGTTCACCGAGATCCTGCGGCGGCGCGACGAGGCCGACCGGGCGGAGTTCCTCGGCGACCCGGAGACCACCGACCTGCCGGACGCGTACGTGCGGCTGGTGCGGCACAACGCGGGCGTGCCGGGGTTGGTGCGGCTGTACAACCGGGTGTCGGCGGAGGCGGTGGAGCCGGAGCACCCGTCGCACGAGTACTTCGGCGAGCGCTACCGGGCGCTGCGCGCGGACACCGCCGAGGCGATCCGGCGGTTGCAGGCGGAGGGGCGGATGCCCGCGGCGGCGGACCCGGACAAGCTCGCGGTGCTGGTCACGGCGCTGCTGGACGGGTTGCAGACGGCGTGGCTGTACGACGGGGGCACGGACATGGCCGAGCACGTGGCGCACTTCTGGGAGCTGGTGCGCGGGGAGTGAGTCAGAGCTGCCACCAGTAGCCCGCGTCGTCGTGCGGGGAGGGCTCACCGCCCTCGGAGGCGTACAGGGCCTTGGCGGCGGTGTTGCCCTGGTCGGTGAACAGCCACATGCGGCGGTGGCCCTCGGCGCGCGCGAGGTCGCGGAACGCGGTGAGCAGGGCCCGCCCCACCCCGCGTCGCCTGCTGGTCCGCGCGACGGCGAGCTCGTAGAGCTGGACCTGCGAGTAGCCCGCCGCGTGCCGCTGCCTGACGCCCCAGGCCCAGCCGATGACCCGGCCCTCCTCCAGCGCGACGAACGCGATCGAGGCAGGGTCGGCCAGGAACGGGGTGTGGTCGGCGACCTCGGTGGCGCGGAAGAGGCGCACGGCGGCGTCGAGCAGGTCGTGGTCGGCGGGGGTCAGCGGGTGGACGAGCACGCCCGGCATGATCGCACCGGGCGCGGGGGCAGCGGGTGTGGGCTCAGCGGGATCGGGCTCAGTGGGCTCGGGCTCAGCGGGTCGGCTCCATCGACAGCAGCAGCGCGCCCAGCACCACGGCCAGCGGCAGCAGCACCGCCGTCCACAGCAGGATTCGCCGGATCGAGTGCAGCACCAGCACCGCCTCGGTGGCGGCCTGCGCGGTGGCCTCGGCCGGACCACCCGCGCGGTTGATGCGCAGCAGCGCGTGACCGGCCGGGTCGGAGGCCCAGGTGGGGCCGCCGGTGTAGTAGTCGCTGGGTTCCGCCGCGGCCTGCCAGTGCCGGGGCTCGGACGGTCTGGCGTTCATGGGCACCTCCGCGGCGCGGGGTCCGGGGATGACCTTGGAGTCGGACCGGGTGACCGCCGTGTTACGGGTTCGGGTCACGCGGCTGCGGGACCGCGCCGGGGACGTGCGGGCGGCGCCGCGCCTGGGGGCGCACTGCCGGAGCACCCCCTAGTGAAGAATTCCGGCGAATCCGCAGAATTGCGCCCAAACATTTTTTCCAGAATTGGCAGGAATTCCCCCGCCGTCCACCGGAAGCGTCGCCGATGCCCTACCGTGGCCATCGGGGAGGCACTCGGGAGGGCGGATGGACGGGGACATCGCCGCAGGCAGCAGCGCCGGTCTCGCCTCGGGGCAGGCCGTGCACCGGACTCTCGCGGTGGTCGACGTCGAGGCTTACAGCGACCAGCGCAGGACCAATCCGGACCGCTTGGTCGTGCGCGCCGCGGTGTACGCGGCGCTGGCTTCGGCGTTCACCGCGGCGGGTGTTCCGTGGGATTCCTGCGACCACGAGGACCGGGGTGACGGGGCCCTGGTGTTCGTCCCCGGCGACGTGCCGAAGGGCCTGCTCGTGGAACGGCTGCCGCACCTGCTCGCGGACCTGCTGCGGGAGCACAACCGGACGCACCCCGAGGGGCAGCGGGTGCGGCTGCGGATGGCGGTGCACGCGGGCGAGGTGTACCTGGACGGGCACGGCGTGGTCGGGCACGCGGTCAACCACGTGTGCAGGCTGGTCGACTCCCCCGCCGCCAAGCGGGAGCTGACCGGGCACGCCGGGGCGCTGGTGCTGGTGGCGTCGGCGTGGTTCTTCGACGAGGTGGTGCGGCACAGCCGGTTCGCCGAGGCGGGCGCGTACCGGCGGACGCGGGTGGTGGACAAGGAGACCGACTCGGACGCGTGGGTGCTGCGGGTCGGCGAACCGATCGCCGGTGGCGCGGTTCCGGCCGACGCGTTTTCGGCCGCCCCGCCCCTGGTCGAGGTGCCGCGGCAGGAACCCAGGGGTGAGGCGCCCGTCCGGCGGTCCGGTGACGCCGCGCTGTGGCGGGCCTCCGACGACAGCGCCAGGGCGCTGGGCAAGCGCCGCACGGCGTTCCCGCTGGACCTGAGCATCGCCGAGCTGCACCGCAGGGGCCTGTACGTGCCCTCCTCCTTCACCGGGCCCGACCTGGCGGGCCCCAGCGAGGTCCCGGCGGTGGCCGCCGAGGTGCTCGCGGGCTGCTCGGTGCTGCTGCTGGGCGAACCGGGCAGCGGCAAGAGCGTCACCGCCTACGCGCTGCTGCGCGAGCTGCGCCGGGTGGCGCCCGCGATCGCGGTCCGGGTCTCCGGGCTGCGCGAGGCGGTCGACGGCACGAGTCCGGAGTGGACGGCGGCGCTGCGCGCGGCGGTCGAGGGCGGCGCGCGGCCGGTGCTGGTGGTCGACGGCCTTGACGAGGCGGTCGGCGACGAGGGCGGTGGGGCCGGGCTCGCCGGACTGCTGCGCGAGGCGGGCGCGCTGTTCACGCTCGTGGTCACGTGCAGGCACCGCGAGTTCGAGGACGTCGTGGCGCCCGCGATGGACGGCGACGTGTTCGACTCCATCCGCGCCGTGGGCGGGTGGGCGCTGGACGGGCAGTTCGCCGAGTTCACCAGGGTGCTGGCCGCCGCCGGGGTGCTGGACTCGCCCGGCGACCTGGTGGAGCTGGTGCGCGCCTCGCCGGACCTGACCAGGATGGCGGCCCGGCCGCTGTACGCGCGGATGATCACCTACCTGGGCGTGGAGCGGTTGCGCGGCGTGGCGAACGTGTCGGCGCTGTACGCGGAGTGCGTCGACCGGCTGGCGCAGCGCAGCGACCGGGCGCTCGTGGTCGCGGGGTGCCGGGACGGGGCCTCGGTGGACGTGTGGGTCGACGCGGCGTGGGCGCTGTTCTCCGGGCGGGCGCTGCAGGAGGACCGGTTCGACTTCACCGCGATCAGCCTGGCCGTGGCCCGCGAGCGCGCGGGCGGGTGCGGGTGCGCGGAGCGGTGCGGGAGCCGGGACCACCCCGCCGGGCGCGCGGACGAGGGCGCCCAGCGGTGCGTGGCGCGGGCGCTGAGCCACCTGTGCGACCGGGTGCGCGCGTCCGGCCGGGTGTGGGGCAGCTTCATCCACTACTCGTTCTACGAGTACCTGGTGAGCCGCGCCTACCAGCGCGGCCTGGTCGGCGGGGACGGCGCGGCGCTGGCCGAGTGCCTGCGGCTGGACCCGACCCCGGAGATCCGGCACTTCCTGGTGGACGAGCTGCGGGCGACGGGCGCGCCCGGCCTGGAGGGGGCGCTGGAGCGGGCGTACCGGACGGCCCGCGAGCGGGACGGCGCGGCGGTGGCGCGGGTGACCGGGAACCTGGTGGCCTACCTGCTCTCCCGCGTCGCGCCGGGCGGCGTGGGCGCGCTGTGGCGGCTGCTCGACGGGGAGGACGACGTGTTCCTCCAGCAGGCGCTGCTGTGGGGGCTGTGCCACCGGGGCGACGGCCGGGCGCTGGCGGAGTTCGTGGGGCGCGGGCGGTCGTCGCCCCGGTGGCGGGCCTGGAACCGGGGTTACCTCATGTACTACTACGGCGACGGGGACCGGACCCTGGAGCCGCCGCACGTGGACTCGGACCGCGCGCGCGGCTGGTCGCGGACCCGCGAGCGGTCGATCGCGCTGGTGCGCGGCGCGGGCTACCGGGACCGGATCAGCGCGGAGCGGCGCTACCTGGACCTGTACTCGTTCTACGACTTCGCCCTGTGGCGCGGGGAGCGGCTGGCGCCCGACGACGCCGAGGCGGTGCGCGACGCGTGGCGCGCGCTGCGGGACGACCCCCGTGTCGACGCCGGGCTGCTGCGGGAGCTGGACGGGATGCGCGGCGCCGTCGGGGGGTGACGGGAGCCCCGGTCAGCCGACCGGAGCGGCGGGAGCGGGGGCCGCGGCGAGCGCGAACGCGGGCAGCAGCCCCGGCACGGCGTGGCCGGGAACCCCGGAGCCGAGCAGCGCGGTCTCCGCCTCGGCGCACGCGGACGCCACCCGGTCGTGGTCCATCGGGCGGCCCACCGCGTCCTCGACCGGCAGGCCGAGGCCGAATGCGAGCACGGCCTCCACGCGCGCCCCCCTGCTGTACTGCCAGCCGTCGGCGAGCACGATCCGCGTCACGTGGTCCCGGATGATGCGCTCGCACAGCACGTCGTAGCCGGGTTGGTCGAGCCCGGCTATGTCGAACGCGGCCGGGTTGACGACCGCGCTGCGCGGGTGTCGGGCGCGGGCGCGCGCCGCCGCGCCCCCGGCGTCCGCGCGGTTGGGTTCGAGGACCTCGCCGCGCCAGCGGACGGGCAGCTCCGCGCGCAGCGCCGCGCGGTCGAACCTGCCCAGGCTGAGCATGAGGTCGAACTCGCGCCGTCCCGAGCTGATCGGGCAGGCGACGTACACCGCCTCCCGCAAACCGATCGAAGAATACGCCTGCATCGCCGCGACGATGGCCGTCCCGCTCATGTCCGAACTCCTGCTCCGACGCCGGTGAGAGCTTCTTCCGCCGCCCACCGTGTCACGCTGCGGCGACCTGCGGAAGGGACACGCCATCCACTTTCCGGGCGATTCCAGAAATGCCTCGGAAAACCCCCGCAGGAATACGGGCGCGCCGGTTCCGGCGGAACACCGGGGTGTTCCGCCGGAACCGGGGAACGGGCTCACTCGTCGTAGTCGAAGGCGCGCAACCGGGTCCGCACCTCGGGGCTGAACAGGGTTTGCGAGAGCAGGTCGCGGTGCTGCACGCCCTCGGCGGTGAGGCGGGCCCGGTCCGGCCCCACCTCGGCCAGCCCCAGCTCGGCGAAGGCCGCGTACCGGTCGGCGAAGCGCTCGACCGGGTCGGCGCCGAGCAGCTCGCGCGCCCAGTTCCGGTCCAGGTCCATCAGGTTCAGCGCGGCGGCCTTGCGCAGCCGCTCGTCGGGCGTCATGCGGTAGCCGTCCCGGACGGGGCTCTGCCCGGCGCGGACGCGGTCGAGGTAGTCGCGCAGCGCCGAGGACCGGGAGCGCACCGAGTAGCCGTTGCGCAGGTCGGCCTCCCACAGGTAGCTGCGGGCGCCCGCGCCGACGCCGAGCACGTTGCGCATCCCCCAGTGGTTGGCCTTCTGGACGTAGCCGCCCCGGTCGCGAACCCACCTGACGTGCGTCTCCTGCCGGTACCCCGCCTCGCGCAGCACCCGGTCGGCGACCCGGTAGCGGCGGTGCAGCAGGGCGCCGTCGACGCTGCGGTAGCCGCGCCTGCGGTAGCCGGTGAACGGGCGCAGGGTGAGCGGGTAGGCGCAGACCGTCGGCGGCAGCAGGGCCGTGACCTGCCGCAACGAGCTGAGCCAGCCCTCGTCGCTCTGGCCCGCGAGCCCGTAGATGAGGTCGACGCAGACGTTGGCGAACCCGGTGCCGAGCGCCGCGGCGAGCAGGTCGAGGCCCGAGGTGGTCGGGCGGTCGCGGCCGAGGTCGACCACCTCGGCCGAGACCATCGACTGGTAGCCGAGGTTGATCCGGTTGATCCCCGCCGCCCTGATGTCGCGCAGCGCCGCCGCGTCGACGGTGGCCGGGTCGACCTCCAGCGCGGTCTCCGGCGGCGGGGTGGCCGGGTCGGTCGCGAACAGCGCCAGCAGGCCGGTGACCAGGCGTTCGAGCAGCTGCGGGCGCAGCAGGGACGGGGTACCACCGCCGAGGTAGAGGGTGGTGACGTGCTTGCGGTCGGTGAGCGCGGCGAGCCG includes:
- a CDS encoding TetR/AcrR family transcriptional regulator; this encodes MTRRGSYAKGLAKREEILTTALELVARNGYRRTTVRELANAVGLSQAGLMHHFGSKEELFTEILRRRDEADRAEFLGDPETTDLPDAYVRLVRHNAGVPGLVRLYNRVSAEAVEPEHPSHEYFGERYRALRADTAEAIRRLQAEGRMPAAADPDKLAVLVTALLDGLQTAWLYDGGTDMAEHVAHFWELVRGE
- a CDS encoding GNAT family N-acetyltransferase, giving the protein MLVHPLTPADHDLLDAAVRLFRATEVADHTPFLADPASIAFVALEEGRVIGWAWGVRQRHAAGYSQVQLYELAVARTSRRRGVGRALLTAFRDLARAEGHRRMWLFTDQGNTAAKALYASEGGEPSPHDDAGYWWQL
- a CDS encoding AAA family ATPase, whose amino-acid sequence is MDGDIAAGSSAGLASGQAVHRTLAVVDVEAYSDQRRTNPDRLVVRAAVYAALASAFTAAGVPWDSCDHEDRGDGALVFVPGDVPKGLLVERLPHLLADLLREHNRTHPEGQRVRLRMAVHAGEVYLDGHGVVGHAVNHVCRLVDSPAAKRELTGHAGALVLVASAWFFDEVVRHSRFAEAGAYRRTRVVDKETDSDAWVLRVGEPIAGGAVPADAFSAAPPLVEVPRQEPRGEAPVRRSGDAALWRASDDSARALGKRRTAFPLDLSIAELHRRGLYVPSSFTGPDLAGPSEVPAVAAEVLAGCSVLLLGEPGSGKSVTAYALLRELRRVAPAIAVRVSGLREAVDGTSPEWTAALRAAVEGGARPVLVVDGLDEAVGDEGGGAGLAGLLREAGALFTLVVTCRHREFEDVVAPAMDGDVFDSIRAVGGWALDGQFAEFTRVLAAAGVLDSPGDLVELVRASPDLTRMAARPLYARMITYLGVERLRGVANVSALYAECVDRLAQRSDRALVVAGCRDGASVDVWVDAAWALFSGRALQEDRFDFTAISLAVARERAGGCGCAERCGSRDHPAGRADEGAQRCVARALSHLCDRVRASGRVWGSFIHYSFYEYLVSRAYQRGLVGGDGAALAECLRLDPTPEIRHFLVDELRATGAPGLEGALERAYRTARERDGAAVARVTGNLVAYLLSRVAPGGVGALWRLLDGEDDVFLQQALLWGLCHRGDGRALAEFVGRGRSSPRWRAWNRGYLMYYYGDGDRTLEPPHVDSDRARGWSRTRERSIALVRGAGYRDRISAERRYLDLYSFYDFALWRGERLAPDDAEAVRDAWRALRDDPRVDAGLLRELDGMRGAVGG
- a CDS encoding DUF4406 domain-containing protein, giving the protein MSGTAIVAAMQAYSSIGLREAVYVACPISSGRREFDLMLSLGRFDRAALRAELPVRWRGEVLEPNRADAGGAAARARARHPRSAVVNPAAFDIAGLDQPGYDVLCERIIRDHVTRIVLADGWQYSRGARVEAVLAFGLGLPVEDAVGRPMDHDRVASACAEAETALLGSGVPGHAVPGLLPAFALAAAPAPAAPVG
- a CDS encoding coproporphyrinogen-III oxidase family protein, with the translated sequence MRVVVDTPVVTAASTPARDLAALIAADTRADYVYSYPPRQSYRPLPPGPDADVPGLVSRSLARFPDLNLYAHVPFCRQICRFCNLYAVADAGRDDRHDDYVTAVLSEAERLAALTDRKHVTTLYLGGGTPSLLRPQLLERLVTGLLALFATDPATPPPETALEVDPATVDAAALRDIRAAGINRINLGYQSMVSAEVVDLGRDRPTTSGLDLLAAALGTGFANVCVDLIYGLAGQSDEGWLSSLRQVTALLPPTVCAYPLTLRPFTGYRRRGYRSVDGALLHRRYRVADRVLREAGYRQETHVRWVRDRGGYVQKANHWGMRNVLGVGAGARSYLWEADLRNGYSVRSRSSALRDYLDRVRAGQSPVRDGYRMTPDERLRKAAALNLMDLDRNWARELLGADPVERFADRYAAFAELGLAEVGPDRARLTAEGVQHRDLLSQTLFSPEVRTRLRAFDYDE